The Streptomyces achromogenes DNA segment CCATGCCCGGCCGCGAGCCGTACGGATAGGCGGTTCCGACAGTCGGGCGGTCGCTCTCGCTCAGCACCCACGCCCCGGTCAGCCGCTCCTCGCTCGCCCGCTGCAGGGCGTCGAAGTCGTCGCGGAAGTACTGGACGTCGATGGCCAGCGCCCGCCGCATGAAATCAAGCAGAGTACGGGCGATCTCCTCGCGCAGCGCGGGATCGGCGTCCCGCAGCACGGCGTGCGTGGACTGCCAGCGCTCGTCGGCGGCGGCGAGCCAGCCCAGGTCCTCGTAGTCGATCCTGAGCAGCCCCGTCTGCTCCAGGTTCGGCATCGTGATACGCCAGCCGCGCTCCAGGTCGCGGTAGAGGCGGTATCCGACGACGTCCCGGAAGGCCTTCACGGCCCGGCGCTCCATGGCCGGTGTCAGGTTCGCGACGTCCGTGAACTCGGCCGGCGTCAGTCCCATCACCTCGGTGACGGCCTCGGCGAGGTCGTCGTGGCTGAGGCCGTCCTCACCGGCCCGCACCGCGGCCTGGTAGAGGGCGCCCCGCAACTGGGTCACCTGGGCGAAGTCGTTGAAGTGCCCGGCCTGCAGCGAGGCGTCCTGCCGGTTGTCGACGAAGGTGAGGAGCTTGCGCGCCTCCTTGCCCAGGCTCTCCTGCGGGACCGCCCGCAGGGACTTCACGATCGACGCGGAGATCAGGGAGGTCGCCGAGGAACGCCCCTCCTGGTCCAGGGTGGCCAGCTTGGCGAAGTCCCGGCCGCGGGTCTGCTCGTAGGAGACCTGGCAGTGCACACAGAACAGGAACGGTGCCGGGACGAACGCCGCCACCAGCCCCTCTCCCGACTCGCGGCCGAGGGGGTCCACGACGACCCGCTTGGGCACCCGGGGCTTGTAGGACTTCTTGACGACCGTCACACCCTGCGCGTCCGTCTCCAGCCAGGACTCCGGCAACCGCCGGTCGTCCACGGCCTTCTGCGGATCGGCCGGCCACTCGTAGTCCTCGCCCGGCATGCCCAGGTACAGGTAGCCCTCGCCCGCGCGGCCCCCCGAGGCGGAGGTGTCGCGGCGCGGCTCGTACCGGAACGCGCCGTCCTCCTCCGTCCGCCAGACGGTCAGGTACTCCTGGCCGCACTCACGGCAGAACGCCAGCGGGAACAGCGGTTTGCCGTCGCTGTCCGGCTGCTCCAGCTGGTAGGTCCGGGTCAGCGGCCGGGTCAGCGGATCCTCGAGCGTGGTGAAGACGGTGTCGCCCTTGGAGAGGAACTGGTGCAGCCGGAACGCGAACAGAGGCCGCTCGGTCACCGGATGCTTGGCCTGCGCGCCCGCCTCCAGGGTCGTACGGATCGCCTCGCGCACGGTCTCCTCGGGCACCCCGGACGCCGTGGCCAGCTCGGCCGCCGCCTCCTCGACGGTGTCCGGGGCGCAGCGCCGCAGCCGTTCCGTCCCTTCCTCGCGCTCCAGACCGAAGCGGGACTCCACCCAGCGCGCCAGCGGGTCTTTCGTCAGCGCGTCGTACGAGCGGGGCGCCGCCGGCACCCGAAGCCGCTCGGCGGGCACGTTCCGGGGGGCCTCCTCGGTCGCCCGGACCAGGGTCTCGCCGATGACCCGCTTCGGCAGCACCGTCGTACCGAACAACCGGCCGGCGACCCTCGCCACCTCACGCTGCTGGTCCTCCCAGGAGCCCTCGGTGGACATGGTCGCCGAGGTGCCGATGCACTGGAGGGTCGTGGACGCGCGGCAGGCCTCACGCACGCGGCGGATCAGGAACGCCACGTCCGCGCCCTGCCGGCCGCGGTAGGTGTGCAGTTCGTCGAAGACGAGGAACTGCAGCCCCTCGGCCATGCGGATCAGGCTGGACCGGTCGTCCGGCCGGGTCAGCATCAGCTCCAGCATCACGTAGTTGGTCAGCAGGATGTCCGGAGGGTTCTTGCGCAGCTCCCGACGGTCCTCCTTGGACTCCTGACCGGTGTAGCGGGCGAAGGTGACCGGCTCCCGGCCCTTGCCGAAGCCGTGGCGCAGATACTTCTCCAACTCGCCCATCTGCGAGTTGGCCAGCGCGTTCATCGGGTAGACGACGATCGCACGCACCCGGCGAGCCGCATCGGGGCCGGCCGCCTGACGCTCCTTCAGCACACGGTCCACGATCGGAACGATGTACGACAGCGACTTGCCGGAACCGGTGCCCGTGGTGAGCACGTACGAGTCGCCCGCCTGCGCGGCCTCGATCGCCTGCCGCTGATGGAGGTGGAAGGTCAGCGGACGCCCGTCGGGGCGCGGCGAGCTCTCCTTCTTGTCGGCCTGGAAGATCTCCGCGCACCTCGGGTGGAGCACGCCGTCCCGCACGAGATCGGTGACCTGACCGCCGTCCGCGAAGAACGGGTTCAGCGACAACCAGGGGTCGGGCCACTGGGACTTCGCCGCCAGATCGTCCTTGACGAAGCCGTCGATGCGGGCGTCCCGGAACACCGTCGCGCTCCTGGTGAAATTCTCGTACTCGCTGATCAGGTCGGAGTGGATGCCGAAGACGTCCATCGCCTCGGGCAGCCGGGGCTCTCTGCGCGGCACGGGCGTGGGTGCGGCCGGGGTGGGCCGGGGGAGGAGGGCGCGCAGTCGCGCCACCGGGTCCATGACCTGCCAGTGCGGAGCCAGCAGGGCGGCCGTGTCGTCCGGTGCGAAGGCGAGCGGGACCAGCGTCTCGCGTACCAAGTCGGCGTTTTCGGGCCGGAGTTCGGCGTCCTTCTCCAGGAGGCGCTCCACCAGCCGGACCAGCTCGGCGGGCAGATCCGGGCGCACCAGGGTCAGCCGCGGCGGCCGCTCGTGCTGATGCTGTTCGGAGAGCTCGTAGGGGGTTCTCGCGGAGAACGGCGGCCGCCCTATCAGCAGTTCGTACAGGATGCAGCCGAGCGCGTAGAGATCGGCCGACGCGGAGACCCGCTCGGCACGGAACTGCTCGGGCGCCATGTAGCGAGCCGTGCCGACGCTGACACCCGTACTGGTCAGCCGCGTCTGGTCGGAATCGTCGACGACCGAACCCATACCGAAGTCGAGGACCTTGACGGTGCCGTCGCGGGTCAGCATCGCATTGGCCGGCTTCAGATCGCGGTGGACCACCCCCGCGGTGTGCGCGGCGGCAAGACCGGCGGCGAGCTGCGCCCCGAGCGCGGCGACCCAGGAGACCGGCAGCTGGGGTTCTTCGTCGATGAGGTCGGCGAGCGGATGGCCGTCCAGCAACTCCATGGCCAGATACGGCAGTCCGCTGCCGCCCGGCGCCTCGTCCACACCGCCGTCGATCAGCAGGGTGAGGTTCGGGTGGCCCTGGGAGAGCATGCGCATGATCCGCACTTCACGGCGGAAGCGGTCGATCTCCTTGCCGGACCCCGAGGCGTCGACGGCGAGCCCGGTCCGGCTCCGCAGCACGGTCTTCACGGCGACCTGCCGGCGCGGGGAGTCCGGGGCGGCCTGCAGGTCCTCGGCGCGGTGTACCTCGCCCATGTTCCCACGGCCCAGGATCCCCGTGATCCGGAACCGCCCGGCGACCGTCTCCTGGCCCACTGGCCCTCCCCGCTCTCACCCGTCGCATACAAGGTGGGTACATTCCGTAGGGAGCGTATACCTTCACCTGTTGACGAGCATCACACCTTACTGTTGACGTTGTCAACGCACTGCGTCGGCTGATGTGGCCTGAAAGACTCGCTCCTCTGTTCCTCGTGCTTACCGTCATCCTTTTCGGCGCAGGTCTCAAGAGAGGGCCACGTCTGTGGGGCTACGGGGGACGGGATTGAACGAGGCCGCGGGATTGCCGTATCCGGTCAAGGAACTGCTCACGGCCGCGCGATTGGAGATCGCAGCGGAGCTGCGCAGCGACGGCAAGGACGGAGGCAAGGTCTCGCTCTCGGCCGGGCGCAGGGTGGCCACCGTCGACGGCAGGCATGAGTATCACTTCGACTGCAAGCGGTGGCTGGACGCCCTCGACGGCAAGGCGTCGCTGGTGCGCCCGTCCCGGTCGACGGGCGAGTGGACGCCGGCGGAGGTGTCGCGCCTGCCCGAGGGCAAGGTGCGTGTGGTGACCGGGGCGGACCTCGGAGCGACCCCCTCCCATGTGCAGATCCGGGAGGACGACGCGGCCACCTGGCGCGTTCTCGTAGAACGGCTGGAGACGGTGGGGCAGCAAAATCACCCCGTCCGGACGGAGCACGCGGCCTGGGCCCTCGGGCAGGGGGACCCCCGGCCGGGGAAAGGCACGGGAGTCACTGCCCAATGGGTCGCCAACTGGGCGTCTCTCAAGCTCAACCCTCGTCAGCGCCAGGCGGTGGCACAAGCCCTCGACGGTGACGTGTTGTTCCTGTGGGGCCCGCCCGGGACGGGCAAGACCGATGTGGTCGGGCACATTGTCGAAGGGTGCTACCGGCAAGGGCACTCAGTGCTCTTCCTGGCCCCCACCAACGTGGCCGTGGACCAGGCTCTGGAACGCATATGTGAGCTGCTCTCGAACGAGGACGGCTTCGACAGCGGGCTCGTGCAGCGTGCCGGGACCATCGCCGGCGCCTCGCTGCGGGATCGGTACGGCGACCAGGTCGACGCCGACCGGATCGGCACCCGGCTGAGCGCCCACCTGGACGAGTCCCTCGTACAGCTCGGCACGGCCTTGCAGCACGCCCAAGAGGGCACCGCTGTCCATGACAGAGTGGACGGTCTCCGTACGGACCTCGCCGCTGCTCGGCGGGTTCAGAACGATGCGGGCAGCAGACGGACGAACCACCTTCAGGCCCAGAACACAGCACGATCCGTAATCGCCGTCCAAGAAGAACTGATCAGGACGACAGGGGCCCCGAGCGGCATTTTCGCCGGTCGCAAGCAGGCCCAGCTCGACAAGGCCCGAGCCGCGCTCCACCAAGCCCGCATCGACGTCCAGCACGCCTCGACGGGGCTGGCAGCGGCGGAACGCGACCTCCGCCGGGCCGCGGCCGAGGCCGACAGAATGGACAAGGCGATCACCGCCGAACAGTCGAAGCTCCTCGGGCTGCCCGCCCGTGCGACCTTGCTGTCCCAGGCCGAGCACATCCAGCAGCAGATCGGCGAACTGGAAGCGCAGCGCCAGAAGGTCAAGGAGACCGTACGCTCGAAATGCCGCGTCCTCGGAGCAACCGTGACCATGGGCGTGCAGGTACGCAAACTCCTCGACCGAGTGGACGTGGTCATCGTCGACGAGGCCGGGATGGTCAACCTTCCGGCCGCCTGGTACGCCGCCGGGCTGGCGGGGAAGCGGATCGTGTTCGCCGGAGACTTCCGTCAGCTGCCGGCGGTGACGAAGGCCGACAGCGACCGTAAAGCGTCGGAGGTCGAGCGGGAGCACGCCCGGCAATGGACTGCCCGGGACGTGTTCTCCAGTGCCGGGCTGGTGAGTGCGGGCGGGTCGGTGATGCCGGATGCGCGGCTCGTCGCACTCGAGACCCAGTACCGCATGAACAGCGCGATCTGCGATCTCGTCAACACCGTCGCGTACCCGGACGCACCACTGAAGACGGGGCGCGATGACGATTCTCGGATCCCGTTCAACGCCTTGGTCGACGCGCCACTGATCCTCGTCGACACCTCGCGCCAACGCATCCGTGGTCGCGACCACCAGACCAACACCGTTCACGAGGCCGCCGTCCACGAATTCGTTCGCGGACTCCAGTACGAGGGCGTGCTGCCCGGCCGTAAGTGGGACGACGTACCGGTCGGGGAAAGGGCCACCGACCGCCTCGCTGTGATCGCCCCGTACAGAAAGCAGGTCCAGGCGCTCAAGAGCAGCCTCGGCTACCGATTCGGGGAACAGTTCGAGGGTCTGGTCGACACCGTGCACCGCTTCCAGGGCAGCCAGCGACCCATCGTCATCCTCGACACGACGGCAGGAGCCGGAACCCACCCCGGCTACTTCTTCCAGGGAACCGGTCTGTCCTCGAACACTTGCCGTCTGCTCAACGTCGCGCTCAGCCGTGCCCAGGACCACCTCATCGTGATCGCGGACGTCGACCACCTGCGGCAGCACCTGTCCGCGACCAGCGAAGCGCGACGAATGCTCGACCATCTCGAAGCGCACGCCCAGTGCATCTCCGTCGACCAGCTCATCCCCGTTCGCGAGGCCGCACAACTCGCCTCGCTCTCCGAGGAGGAGCTCTCCCGGCCGGCGTTCTTCCCGGCCGACGAGGTGCCTCGCGCCGTGAGCTGGGACATCGACCGGGCCATGCGCAGCATCGAGGTCTACTGCCCTTTCCTCGATCCACGACCTGTGCGGATGTGGTCCACACAGCTGGCCAAGCGAGTGGCGGACGGTGTCACTGTCACCGTCCGCACCCGGCCGCCCGAGGAGCAGTCCTCGGACGCGGCAGTGGAACGCGTCCGAGGACTCGTCCAGGAGCTGAGAGCGGCCGGATGCCAGGTTGAGTTCCGTGACCGCATGCACGAGAAGGTGCTCGTTCTGGATGCCGCTGTGCTGTGGCACGGTTCGCTCAACCTGCTGGCGAACTCGGGCCCGACGGATCTGATGATGCGCCTGACGGATCCGGCCGCATGCGAGCGAGTGGGGCGTGTGATCGAGCGCGCACGCAAGGAGCGTTCCGCATGGAACCCAAGGGCCTCTCGTCCGACGGACGGCCCGGCCGCGACGCGGGGCGGAACACGGCTCTATCTGAACGTTCCGTATGCCGAGAAGGACGAGGCGAAGCGGTTGCTCGGTGCGCGGTGGGACGGTCAACGGCGGCAGTGGTACGTGGACACGGACCGTGTCAGTTGCGAAGAGGCGTCGAGGTGGCTGCCGAATCGTCTTGACGGCGATGGCGATTCCTGAGGGCGCATTCCTTCTGCTGAGCCGGGTGAGATGCATGTCATGAAGGTGTGCATACGGCTGCTGGCCGATTGGCGCCCTTGACGGTAGTCATCGATCAAGGCCACCGTGCTGCGGGGTCCCGGCACAATGTCCCAGAGAAGTCCCAGAGACGCCGTCGCACACCTTCCAGCCCTGCATCGGCGCAGTTCACGAAGGGTGCGACGGCCTTCCTTCGAGGGGTGCTCAGATGTCCCGGAAGATCTCGATCTGCGCGCCGATCGAGTTCAGCCGCTCGGCCAGGTCCTCGTAACCGCGGTTGATGACGTACACGTTGCGCAGCACGGACGTGCCCTCCGCAGCCATCATCGCCAGCAGGACGACCACGGCGGGGCGCAGGGCCGGCGGGCACATCATCTCGGCGGCGCGCCAGCGTGTCGGGCCCTCCACCAACACCCGGTGCGGGTCGAGGAGTTGCAGGCGTCCGCCGAGCCGGTTGAGGTCCGTCAGGTAGATGGCCCGGTTGTCGTACACCCAGTCGTGGATGAGGGTCTTGCCCTGCGCGACGGCCGCGATGGCCGCGAAGAACGGGACGTTGTCGATGTTCAGGCCGGGGAACGGCATCGGATGGATCTTGTCGATCGGCGCCTCCAGCTTGGAGGGCCGTACCGTGAGGTCCACCAGCCGGGTGCGGCCGTTGTCGGCCGGGTACTCCGGCGTGCGGTCGTGGTCCAGGCCCATCTCCTCCAGGACCGCCAGCTCGATCTCCAGGAACTCGATGGGCACCCGCCGCACCGTCAGCTCCGACTCCGTGACGACGGCGGCGGCCAGCAGACTCATCGCTTCGACCGGGTCCTCGGAGGGGGAGTAGTCCACGTCCACGTCGATGTTCGGCACGCCGTGCACGGTGAGCGTCGTGCTGCCGATGCCCTCGACCCGGACGCCGAGCGCCTCCAGGAAGAAACACAGGTCCTGGACCATGTAGTTCGAGGAAGCGTTACGGATGACGGTTACCCCGTCGTACCGGGCGGCCGCCAGCAACGCGTTCTCGGTGACCGTGTCTCCGCGCTCGGTCAGCACGATCGGCCGGTCCGGGCGGACGGCGCGGTCGACGACGGCGTGGTACTGCCCTTCCGTCGCGGCGACGTCCAGCCCGAACCGGCGCAGGGCGATCATGTGCGGCTCGATGGTCCGGGTCCCGAGGTCGCAGCCGCCCGCGTAGGGCAGCTTGAAGTGGGTCATCCGGTGCAGCAGCGGACCGAGGAACATGATGATGGAGCGCGTGCGCACGGCCGCCTCGGCGTCGATCGCCGCCATGTCCAGCTCGGCCGGCGGCACGATCTCCAGGTCGACGCCGCCGTTGATCCAGCGCGTCCGTACACCGATGGAGCCGAGGACCTCGAGCAGCCGGTAGACCTCCTCGATGCGGGCGACCCGGCGCAGCACCGTGCGCCCCTGGTTGAGCAGCGAGGCGCACAGCAAGGCCACGCACGCGTTCTTGCTGGTCTTCACGTCGATCGCGCCGGACAGCCGGCGGCCGCCCACGACCCGCAGATGCATCGGCCCCGCGTACCCCAGAGAGACGATCTCGCTGTCCAGGGCTTCACCGATGCGAGCGATCATCTCAAGGCTGATGTTCTGGTTGCCCCGCTCGATGCGGTTGACGGCACTCTGGCTGGTTCCGAGCGCCTCGGCCAGCTGTGCCTGTGTCCAGCCCCGGTGCTGCCGGGCGTCACGGATGAGCTTGCCGATGCGTACGAGGTAGTCGTCTGCCATGAGGCTGAGGTTATCTCAGATATGAGATCGCGCCTCCTGAGGGGGCCGTTCGGGTGACATCCCGTCAACCCCGCCTGGCGCGACGCGTACGACGCCATCCGAAAGGTCCGGGCAAATCCATCGATGTCGTGCGACGTCCGGTGCTGCTGTGCGTCTGACGCGGCCCGTGCCGGCCGCCGCCGGTCGTGATCGACCAGGAGTGCCGGTTGATGTTCAGCCGCACCCCGGGAAGGATGCGGAAACTCTTGCGGAAGGTGAGGGGCATGGAGCCTCCTTCGTCGCGAAGTGTCCGTTGGCCGACGTCTACCCCGGCTCGGCGGACCCATGGCCGGGGCGGCCGGGCGGCGTGCGTCCAACATGCCTGTCGCGCACCCGGGATGGCGCGGAGGTCTTGGTCGCCCCCGGCGGGTGCCGCGCCGTCTCCTGCCCTTCGCCCACGTCGAGGAGGGCCTCCTCGCCCGCCGGGGCGGGGGCTGGCCGCCCAAGGCGCCGGGGACCGGCCGGGGGCGGTTCACGGCGAGGCGCGGTTCGCCGGTGATGAGAAATCGCCGACGGCGAGAAATCGTCGGCTTCGCGCCTGTCGCGCGGTGCGTGGCGGAGATCACTGACGGCGTGCACGCAACCGGCGTCAGACTCGTGGCCACCTCTGGTGGCGGCTGTCGGCATGCCCGGCCGGGCGCGCAATGCCGCATTCCCCGGCAGGGGGCGGCGAGCCCGGGCATGACCATTCCGCGCCCATGTACTAGAGTTATCTCGACATCGAGATATCTGCCGAGGCGCACCGCAGCCGCCACGCCAGTAAGGCTTGCCTAACTTAGCTTGACCTCAGCTGATCGGCCAAGCCCGTGTGGCGGCAGGATGCGGTGGTACGCGCACATCAATGAAGGAGACTGTCGTGTCGGCGAACAGCTTCGACGCCCGCAGCACGCTGCAGGTGGGCGACGAGTCGTACGAGATCTTCCGGCTGGACAAGGTGGAAGGCTCGGCTCGCCTTCCGTACAGCCTGAAGGTGCTGCTGGAGAACCTGCTCCGTACCGAGGACGGCGCGAACATCACCGCCGACCACATCCGTGCCCTCGGCGGCTGGGACTCGCAGGCCCAGCCGTCGCAGGAGATCCAGTTCACGCCGGCCCGCGTGATCATGCAGGACTTCACCGGCGTTCCGTGTGTCGTCGACCTCGCCACCATGCGTGAGGCCGTCAAGGAGCTCGGCGGCGACCCGGCGAAGGTCAACCCGCTCTCCCCGGCCGAGCTGGTCATCGACCACTCCGTCATCGCCGACAAGTTCGGCACCAACGACGCCTTCGCCCAGAACGTCGAGCTGGAGTACGGCCGCAACAAGGAGCGCTACCAGTTCCTGCGCTGGGGCCAGACCGCGTTCGACGACTTCAAGGTCGTCCCGCCGGGCACCGGCATCGTCCACCAGGTGAACATCGAGCATCTGGCCCGCACGGTCATGATCCGTAACGGCCAGGCGTACCCCGACACCCTGGTCGGCACCGACTCCCACACCACCATGGTCAACGGCCTCGGCGTGCTGGGCTGGGGCGTCGGCGGCATCGAGGCCGAGGCCGCGATGCTCGGCCAGCCGGTCTCCATGCTCATCCCACGCGTCGTCGGCTTCAAGCTGACCGGCGAGCTGCCCGCCGGCACCACCGCCACGGACCTCGTGCTCACCATCACCGAGATGCTGCGCAAGCACGGCGTCGTCGGCAAGTTCGTCGAGTTCTACGGTGAGGGCGTCGCCGCCACCTCCCTCGCGAACCGCGCCACCATCGGCAACATGTCGCCGGAGTTCGGCTCCACCGCCGCGATCTTCCCGATCGACGACGAGACCCTGAAGTACCTCAAGCTCACCGGCCGCTCCGAGCAGCAGGTCGCGCTCGTCGAGGCGTACGCCAAGGAGCAGGGCCTCTGGCTGGACCCGAAGGCCGAGCCGGACTTCTCCGAGAAGCTCGAGCTGGACCTGTCGACCGTCGTCCCCTCGATCGCCGGTCCGAAGCGCCCGCAGGACCGCATCGTCCTCGCGAACGCCGCCGAGCAGTTCAAGGCGGACGTGCGCAACTACGTCGACGACGTCGACGAGGCGGGCAAGGAGTCCTTCCCGGCCTCCGACTCCCCGGCCGTCGCCCCGAACGGCGCTCCGTCCAACCCGGTCACCGTGACCGCCGCGGACGGCTCGACGTACGAGATCGACCACGGCGCGGTGACGGTCGCGGCCATCACCTCCTGCACCAACACGTCCAACCCGTACGTCATGGTCGCCGCCGCGCTCGTCGCGAAGAAGGCCGTGGAGAAGGGCCTGACCCGCAAGCCGTGGGTCAAGACCACTCTCGCCCCGGGGTCGAAGGTCGTCACCGACTACTTCGACAAGGCCGGTCTCACGCCGTACCTCGACAAGGTCGGCTTCAACCTGGTCGGCTACGGCTGCACCACCTGCATCGGCAACTCCGGCCCGCTGCCGGAGGAGGTCTCCAAGGCCGTCAACGACCATGACCTCGCGGTGACTTCGGTCCTCTCCGGCAACCGGAACTTCGAGGGCCGCATCAACCCCGACGTCAAGATGAACTACCTGGCGTCCCCGCCGCTGGTCGTCGCGTACGCCCTCGCGGGTTCCATGAAGGTGGACATCACCAAGGACGCCCTGGGCATCGACCAGGACGGCAACCCGGTCTTCCTCAAGGACATCTGGCCCTCCGAGGCCGAGGTCAACGACGTCGTGGCGAACGCCATCGGCGAGGACATGTTCAACAAGTCCTACCAGGACGTCTTCGCGGGCGACGCCCAGTGGCAGGCGCTGCCGATCCCGACCGGCAACACCTTCGAGTGGGACGCCGAGTCGACCTACGTCCGCAAGCCCCCGTACTTCGAGGGCATGACGATGGAGACCACCCCGGTCTCCGACATCACCGGCGCCCGCGTGCTGGCCAAGCTGGGCGACTCGGTCACCACCGACCACATCTCCCCGGCCGGCGCCATCAAGGCCGACACCCCGGCCGGCAAGTACCTCACCGAGCACGGTGTGGAGCGTCGTGACTTCAACTCCTACGGCTCACGCCGGGGCAACCACGAGGTCATGATCCGCGGCACGTTCGCCAACATCCGCCTGCGCAACCAGATCGCGCCGGGGACGGAAGGCGGTTACACCCGCGACTTCACCCAGGACGGCGGTCCGGTGTCGTTCATCTACGACGCCTCCCGCAACTACATCGAGCAGGGCGTCCCGCTGGCCATCCTGGCCGGCAAGGAGTACGGCTCGGGCTCGTCCCGCGACTGGGCCGCCAAGGGCACCGCGCTGCTCGGCGTCAAGGCCGTCATCGCCGAGTCGTACGAGCGCATCCACCGCTCGAACCTCATCGGCATGGGCGTGCTCCCGCTGCAGTACCCGGAGGGCGCCTCCGCCGAGTCCCTCGGCCTGACCGGCGAGGAGACCTTCTCCTTCACTGGCGTCGAGGAGCTCAACAACGGCACCACGCCGCGCACGGTCAAGGTCACCACCGACACGGGCGTCGAGTTCGACGCGGTCGTCCGCATCGACACCCCCGGTGAGGCCGACTACTACCGCAACGGCGGCATCATGCAGTACGTGCTGCGCAGCCTGATCCGCAAGTAACCAGCACGGCAAGCGGTTCGGTGATCCGTTCCGTCAGCGACCAGCACGGCAAGCGGTTCGGCAACGGAAACAGCCGACGGTAGGCGTGCGAGATGTTGATCGAGGGCCGCATCCCCGGTGACGGGGGTGCGGCCCTTCGCCGTGTTCGTCCCGAGAAGCGCGCCCCGTGGGCGTCTGCGGTCGCCCGCGGGGGCCCGCCGGTGCGGCGGTCGGTGTCACACGCGTGGGCCGGGCGGTGTCTTCCTGCCGGACATCCCCACAGGGACGTGTGACGAGGAGAGAAACCAGGGGCGTGTGACGATGAGAGACACCATGAGGGGGAAGGGGCACCACCAGGGCCGGGAGGCATGGTTCGGAGGCCGGCCGGGCCCTGGTGCAAGGGCCGGCCTTCCGACCCCGGGCGGCGAGCCCGGACCACCGGCTTCTCCGACACGCGTCGGTGCAACTCGCGGAAAATTCTCTCCGTGTACGGGAAACGCCGTACGTCACCGTTTACAAGTGGGCCGCGCGGCGCTATCTTCCGCCACAGGTGAAGTGGGAGCGCTCCCACAATGTTCGCGTCCGGTGGACCGGAACCTGCCGGACCGAGCCGGGACGCTCCCGCTTCGCGCAGTCGACATGCCAGGACGGCGCTGCGTCCGACCCGCGACGTCTTGGAAGCCCCGTCGAACCGCGTTACCCGTCCCCGCATCCGCAGTGCACCCCATGCATGCACGGTCCGTACACGGAAGGCGGACTCATTGAGCATGAAAACTGTCATGATCACGTCAATATCGGAGGCGTGTGCGAGGTCGCGCCTCCGCACCCGAGCCCTGCTCCTCGTCCTCCTGGCCCTGGTGGCCACGGTCCCCGCACTCGGTCTGATCGTGACCGCCGGCGGGGAGGCCCAGGCTCATGGCACCCCCATGAAACCCGCCAGCCGCACCTTCCTGTGCTGGCAGGACGCCCTGACCAACACCGGTGAGATCAAGCCCATCAATCCGGCCTGCAAGAACGCGCAACAGGTAAGCGGTACCACACCGTTCTACAACTGGTTCTCGGTGCTGCGTTCCGACGGAGCGGGCCGCACCCGTGGCTTCGTGCCGGACGGTCAGTTGTGCAGCGGCGGCAACACCAACTTCACCGGGTTCAACGCAGCCCGCAACGACTGGCCGCTCACCCACCTCACCTCGGGTGCGACCGTCGACTTCTCCTACAACGCCTGGGCGGCGCATCCGGGTTGGTTCTACGTCTACGTCACCAAGGACGGCTTCGACCCGACCCGGACGCTCGGCTGGAACGACATCGAGGACCAGCCCTTCCTCTCCGTCGACCACCCGCCCCTCCACGGAAGCCCCGGCACGGTCGAGGCCAACTACTCCTGGACCGGTCGGCTTCCGGCCAACAAGTCCGGCCGCCACATCATCTACATGGTCTGGCAGCGTTCCGACAGCGCCGAGACCTTCTACTCCTGCTCCGACGTCGTCTTCGACGGCGGGAACGGTGAGGTGACCGGCATCCACGAACCCGGCAACCCCGGCGAACCGGTTCCCGGGACCTGCACGGCGTCCCGCAGAACCACCAACACCTGGAACGGCGGCTACCAGTCGGAGGTGACCGTCACCAACTCGGGTGACGTCCCGATGCTCGGCTGGATGGTCGACTGGACGCTGCCCGCAGGTCAGTCGGTCGTGAGCCTCTG contains these protein-coding regions:
- a CDS encoding protein kinase domain-containing protein, translating into MGQETVAGRFRITGILGRGNMGEVHRAEDLQAAPDSPRRQVAVKTVLRSRTGLAVDASGSGKEIDRFRREVRIMRMLSQGHPNLTLLIDGGVDEAPGGSGLPYLAMELLDGHPLADLIDEEPQLPVSWVAALGAQLAAGLAAAHTAGVVHRDLKPANAMLTRDGTVKVLDFGMGSVVDDSDQTRLTSTGVSVGTARYMAPEQFRAERVSASADLYALGCILYELLIGRPPFSARTPYELSEQHQHERPPRLTLVRPDLPAELVRLVERLLEKDAELRPENADLVRETLVPLAFAPDDTAALLAPHWQVMDPVARLRALLPRPTPAAPTPVPRREPRLPEAMDVFGIHSDLISEYENFTRSATVFRDARIDGFVKDDLAAKSQWPDPWLSLNPFFADGGQVTDLVRDGVLHPRCAEIFQADKKESSPRPDGRPLTFHLHQRQAIEAAQAGDSYVLTTGTGSGKSLSYIVPIVDRVLKERQAAGPDAARRVRAIVVYPMNALANSQMGELEKYLRHGFGKGREPVTFARYTGQESKEDRRELRKNPPDILLTNYVMLELMLTRPDDRSSLIRMAEGLQFLVFDELHTYRGRQGADVAFLIRRVREACRASTTLQCIGTSATMSTEGSWEDQQREVARVAGRLFGTTVLPKRVIGETLVRATEEAPRNVPAERLRVPAAPRSYDALTKDPLARWVESRFGLEREEGTERLRRCAPDTVEEAAAELATASGVPEETVREAIRTTLEAGAQAKHPVTERPLFAFRLHQFLSKGDTVFTTLEDPLTRPLTRTYQLEQPDSDGKPLFPLAFCRECGQEYLTVWRTEEDGAFRYEPRRDTSASGGRAGEGYLYLGMPGEDYEWPADPQKAVDDRRLPESWLETDAQGVTVVKKSYKPRVPKRVVVDPLGRESGEGLVAAFVPAPFLFCVHCQVSYEQTRGRDFAKLATLDQEGRSSATSLISASIVKSLRAVPQESLGKEARKLLTFVDNRQDASLQAGHFNDFAQVTQLRGALYQAAVRAGEDGLSHDDLAEAVTEVMGLTPAEFTDVANLTPAMERRAVKAFRDVVGYRLYRDLERGWRITMPNLEQTGLLRIDYEDLGWLAAADERWQSTHAVLRDADPALREEIARTLLDFMRRALAIDVQYFRDDFDALQRASEERLTGAWVLSESDRPTVGTAYPYGSRPGMERSALFLSARGKFGKYLRRNMPELREASVTLDDVQGVIEDLLKVLVDADLVREVDATPELSGPAYRRRAAQKRTGFRVSAAALIWRAGNGERGAVDPLARTYNSGEGPRVNPFFRDLYRTAAAELAGLYAREHTAQVLPEDRLEREEQFRKAELPLLYCSPTMELGVDISSLNAVLMRNVPPTPANYAQRSGRAGRSGQPALVTTYCATGNSHDQYYFRDSQKMVAGQVAPPRLDLANEDLVRSHLQGIWLAETEMQLGIAIPEVVDVAYDPDGDDRPDPQMPLPLRSDILHRSLDEDARRRAAATARTVLAPLIADFESTTWWYDEWIEDRIERAPQEFDAAFDRWRQLFRAAVIDQYEQNKRVVDHTLTQGEQSRARSRRREAETQTNLLLNRSTDSKSVMSDFNPYRYLASEGFLPGYSFPRLPLAAYIPRSGNRRNADGDYLQRPRFLAIREFGPGALIYHEGARYQVTRVQLPPDATGELATAEARRCDGCGYHYAVKPGLDQCDLCKEELRGKRTGLLHLHTVYTTPRERISSDEEERRRAGFRLETSYAFQDHGARKGRLTSHVADGDGAPVLALDYGDSATVRITNLGRVRDKEDEPDGYWLDLGDGRWLNDRAAADAIEGTGMPVVDEDGNEKRRKKRVLPFVEDRRNILVVTLEEPLPEPVAWSFLYALERGIEAAFELEDSELTAELLPPDEGPRRRMLFTEAAEGGAGVLRRIQHEKDALAKAAKTALELCHFDPDTGDDEGGPADGERCARGCYACLLTYANQTHHRLLSRHAAQPLLLRLSEARTEREDRGESRSERFRRLAPANTSPTPVEADLAALVAQGDLLGWLRAKGYRLPDEVEVLVPEAGACPDLVFRLDGANLAVFVDLPGRTPDSTRDIEAGYRLEDAGWDVVRFPTDADWDTIADTNALYFHLR